One Sphingopyxis fribergensis genomic region harbors:
- a CDS encoding Tn3 family transposase, with product MARRRLLTGEERRRLFDIPHDETAIVGHYTLAAEDLELVGRRYRPANRLGLATQIALMRHPGFGLQPDVDVPDAVLHYLAAQLFVDVDAFADYGQRAQTRNDHADIAARHLGLHPFRRGDIPLALDLAARAAERTDRGEPIVRALMEGLKQERFILPSADTLERAGLAGRARARKAAAALIVESLGHAELARIDDLIVNNSDFGMTPLAWLRNFEEAPTTANINGLLERLRYVRGIGIDPAIGAKIPDFRFAQFMREGGVAPAFLLSDYSLNRRRATLIAAVIDLDARLADGAIQMFDRLVGSLFTRARRGRERRYQDSIRSVGELMRLFGATIAALGEAVEHGGNPLELIDEAVGWHRLVAAKSQVDALAELAGEDALVAATGRYATLRRFSPAFLDTFTFKASGSGSQLVKAIEVIRDTNARKARSLPEGVPLPFANRQWKRLITEGGQVDRRRYETAIMATLRDRLRAGDIWVEGTRNYRRFDTYLLSRRDADKVADSLPFQTDAAAYLEERARTLDWRLRRFAKQLKANRLAGVALERDRLKLQPMPAITPPEAEALDRRLDALLPRVRITELLVEVAERTGFLSAFRDLRSGKEHDNPHAILAAILADGSNLGLERMANASDGVSYAQLAWTHNWYLSPENYQAALGMIVAAHHDLPFTRHWGAGTSSSSDGQFFRSGRNRSAAADINAKYGSEPGLKIYSHLSDHFASFGSRIMSATAGEAPYVLDGLMLGAGALPLHEHYTDTGGATDHVFALCHLLGFRFVPRLRDIADRKLGSIAAPSTYKGIESLMGRTIKTAAIEADWDDIVRIVASIKEGAVAPSAILRKLAAYKRQNRLDFALAELGRIERTLFALDWLEQPDLRRACQAGLNKGEARHTLAAAIYTNRQGRFTDRSIENQEYRASGLNLLIAAISYWNTVYMDRAAQHLQSSGGTFDDALLAHLSPMGWVHISLTGDYLWQRANRLSPGEFRTLNDPMARLKLVA from the coding sequence ATGGCGCGGCGGCGATTATTGACCGGAGAAGAAAGGCGTCGCCTGTTCGATATCCCCCATGACGAAACCGCGATCGTCGGCCACTATACCCTTGCCGCCGAGGATCTCGAACTGGTCGGTCGCCGCTATCGCCCTGCCAACCGCCTCGGTCTGGCAACGCAGATCGCGCTTATGCGGCATCCCGGCTTCGGTTTGCAGCCCGACGTCGACGTCCCCGATGCGGTCCTTCACTATCTCGCCGCCCAGCTCTTCGTCGATGTTGATGCGTTCGCCGACTATGGCCAGCGCGCGCAAACACGTAACGATCATGCCGACATTGCGGCACGGCATCTGGGGCTACACCCTTTTCGGCGAGGGGATATACCGCTCGCGCTCGATCTCGCCGCAAGAGCTGCGGAGCGGACCGATCGGGGCGAACCTATTGTCCGCGCATTGATGGAGGGGCTGAAGCAGGAACGCTTCATTCTTCCATCGGCAGACACGCTCGAACGTGCGGGCCTCGCCGGCAGGGCACGCGCCCGCAAAGCCGCGGCGGCGCTCATTGTCGAAAGCCTGGGTCATGCCGAACTGGCGCGGATCGATGATCTGATCGTCAACAACAGCGACTTCGGCATGACGCCGCTGGCCTGGCTGCGCAATTTCGAGGAAGCGCCCACCACGGCGAACATCAACGGGCTGCTGGAACGGCTACGCTATGTGCGCGGAATCGGCATCGACCCGGCGATCGGCGCGAAAATCCCCGACTTCCGGTTCGCGCAGTTCATGCGCGAAGGTGGCGTTGCGCCGGCGTTCCTGCTCTCCGATTATAGCCTTAACAGGCGCCGCGCGACGCTGATCGCGGCGGTCATCGACCTCGATGCCAGGCTCGCCGATGGTGCGATCCAGATGTTCGACAGGCTTGTCGGAAGCCTGTTCACACGGGCGCGGCGCGGGCGGGAAAGGCGCTATCAGGACAGCATCCGCTCGGTCGGCGAACTTATGCGGCTGTTCGGCGCGACGATCGCCGCGCTGGGAGAGGCGGTCGAACATGGCGGTAATCCGCTCGAACTGATCGACGAAGCGGTAGGCTGGCACAGACTGGTCGCAGCCAAATCGCAGGTCGATGCGCTGGCCGAGCTGGCGGGCGAAGATGCGCTTGTCGCGGCGACTGGTCGCTATGCGACGCTGCGGCGGTTCAGCCCGGCTTTCCTCGATACATTCACGTTCAAGGCATCGGGGAGCGGATCGCAACTGGTCAAGGCCATCGAGGTCATCCGCGATACCAATGCCCGCAAGGCCCGCAGCCTGCCCGAGGGCGTTCCGCTCCCATTCGCCAACCGGCAGTGGAAGCGCCTCATCACCGAAGGTGGCCAGGTCGATCGCCGGCGATACGAGACGGCCATCATGGCCACGCTGCGCGATCGGTTGCGCGCCGGCGACATATGGGTCGAAGGAACCCGCAATTATCGCCGCTTCGACACCTATTTGCTGAGTCGACGCGATGCCGATAAGGTGGCCGACAGCCTGCCATTCCAGACCGATGCGGCCGCCTATCTGGAGGAGCGGGCAAGGACGCTCGACTGGCGGCTGCGCCGTTTCGCCAAGCAACTCAAGGCGAACAGGCTCGCGGGCGTGGCGCTCGAACGCGACCGGCTCAAGCTGCAACCCATGCCGGCGATCACTCCACCCGAGGCGGAGGCTCTCGATCGCAGGCTCGACGCCTTGCTTCCGCGCGTGCGGATCACCGAACTCCTGGTCGAGGTGGCCGAGCGCACCGGGTTCCTGAGCGCATTTCGCGATCTTCGGTCCGGCAAGGAGCATGACAACCCGCACGCGATCCTCGCCGCCATTCTCGCTGATGGATCGAATCTGGGTCTAGAGCGCATGGCCAACGCCAGCGACGGGGTGAGCTACGCCCAGCTTGCCTGGACCCACAACTGGTATTTGTCGCCCGAAAACTATCAGGCCGCGTTGGGGATGATCGTTGCCGCGCACCATGATCTTCCTTTCACGCGCCATTGGGGAGCCGGCACTAGTTCATCCTCCGATGGGCAGTTCTTCCGCTCGGGCCGCAACCGATCGGCGGCGGCCGACATCAATGCGAAATATGGCAGCGAGCCGGGCCTGAAGATCTACTCCCACCTGTCCGATCATTTTGCCTCGTTCGGATCGCGGATCATGTCGGCCACCGCCGGCGAGGCCCCCTACGTGCTGGATGGCCTGATGCTCGGCGCCGGCGCGCTACCGCTGCATGAGCATTACACTGATACCGGCGGCGCGACGGACCATGTCTTTGCCCTTTGCCATCTTCTCGGCTTCCGGTTCGTGCCCCGTCTGCGCGACATCGCCGACCGGAAACTCGGCTCGATCGCCGCGCCTTCGACCTACAAAGGCATCGAAAGCCTCATGGGCCGCACGATCAAGACGGCGGCGATCGAAGCCGATTGGGATGACATCGTCAGGATCGTCGCCTCCATTAAGGAAGGAGCCGTTGCGCCCTCCGCGATCCTGCGCAAGCTGGCCGCCTACAAGCGCCAGAACAGGCTGGATTTTGCGCTGGCCGAACTCGGCCGCATCGAGCGGACGCTATTTGCGCTCGACTGGCTTGAACAGCCCGACTTGCGTCGCGCCTGCCAGGCCGGCCTCAATAAAGGCGAAGCACGTCATACCCTTGCCGCCGCGATCTACACCAACCGACAGGGGCGGTTCACCGATCGCTCGATCGAGAATCAGGAATATCGGGCATCGGGCCTCAATCTGCTGATCGCGGCGATTTCTTACTGGAACACCGTCTATATGGACAGGGCCGCCCAGCATCTCCAATCATCCGGCGGCACCTTCGATGATGCGCTGCTTGCCCATCTCTCGCCGATGGGCTGGGTGCATATCAGTTTGACCGGCGACTATCTGTGGCAAAGGGCAAACCGGCTCTCCCCTGGCGAGTTCCGCACCCTCAACGATCCCATGGCCCGCCTCAAACTCGTGGCATAG
- a CDS encoding neutral/alkaline non-lysosomal ceramidase N-terminal domain-containing protein, with amino-acid sequence MKAGFAQSVITPPLPIQLAGHRGPRMATSIGDDLLAKALVCSDRDTLYAIVSLDLIWLPRRFIRKVRDLISRSSAIRPENVMIACTHTHSGPDTLNWYAFAPPIAGWWMEWLAQMVASTVYLALNNVDDCTAVRGQARFDLAVNRRRPVDGQIYRLPYEMGHTDQRLSILQFSAGDRSLGGIVHAAMHPVVLGADSHAISGDWCGIAMAELGTRAGGIWLFLNGAAGDNNPKIWSGHNNYDAMCSVARAAADCAEQALNSARPFAVETMGSRILDGVYEERSHPYLTVEQRLRTSEEGGLYVESQVLRLGNMPFVAMGGECLFDTARIIESAVGDCLVVSYANDYVGYLPTREHYGEGGYEPAASMLSESGAEAYVSAAIANAEHIMGRNKIPT; translated from the coding sequence ATGAAGGCGGGATTTGCCCAATCAGTAATCACGCCGCCGCTGCCGATCCAATTGGCAGGACATCGCGGGCCGCGCATGGCCACTTCGATTGGCGACGATTTGTTAGCAAAAGCGTTGGTTTGTTCCGACCGTGATACCCTCTACGCGATCGTCTCGCTCGATCTCATCTGGTTACCGCGCCGCTTCATTCGCAAGGTTCGGGACCTAATTTCGCGTTCCTCGGCCATTCGTCCCGAGAACGTGATGATTGCATGCACGCATACACATTCCGGGCCCGACACACTTAACTGGTATGCCTTCGCGCCGCCGATAGCCGGCTGGTGGATGGAATGGCTAGCGCAGATGGTCGCGAGCACCGTGTACCTTGCCCTAAACAACGTTGACGATTGCACTGCGGTCAGAGGCCAGGCCAGATTCGATCTCGCTGTCAATCGACGGCGCCCGGTGGACGGACAAATTTATCGCCTGCCATATGAAATGGGTCATACCGACCAGCGCCTGTCGATACTCCAATTTTCTGCGGGAGATCGCAGCCTCGGAGGAATCGTTCATGCAGCAATGCACCCCGTTGTTCTCGGCGCGGACAGCCACGCGATTAGCGGCGACTGGTGCGGTATCGCGATGGCAGAGCTTGGCACGCGAGCGGGTGGGATCTGGCTGTTTTTGAACGGCGCCGCAGGGGACAACAACCCGAAGATATGGAGCGGTCATAACAACTATGACGCAATGTGCAGCGTTGCGCGCGCCGCGGCGGACTGCGCTGAGCAAGCCTTGAATTCGGCGCGTCCGTTCGCAGTCGAGACTATGGGATCGCGAATTCTCGATGGAGTCTATGAAGAGCGATCGCACCCCTACCTGACCGTGGAGCAGCGGCTGCGAACCAGCGAGGAAGGGGGCTTGTATGTCGAAAGTCAGGTGCTCCGGCTGGGCAATATGCCTTTCGTGGCGATGGGCGGAGAGTGTCTTTTCGACACCGCCCGAATAATCGAAAGCGCGGTTGGAGACTGTCTGGTCGTGAGCTATGCCAACGACTATGTCGGGTATCTGCCCACACGTGAGCATTATGGCGAGGGAGGTTATGAACCGGCGGCATCAATGCTCAGTGAGTCCGGCGCGGAAGCTTATGTATCCGCGGCCATCGCGAATGCGGAACATATTATGGGGCGAAACAAGATACCGACATGA
- a CDS encoding radical SAM/SPASM domain-containing protein, giving the protein MLLGNRVAESLCRIRQPYHVYLSIDGGNEQAHDSNRGKDSFRRAVRGGHCLLRHRGESAWPHVSLYQLDLGVDEATYDAEFLNLAAQCDVWQRVTPIVANGSDPTYNDSLDPTLHWQADARGPQPNGACFWAGYSLSVSPTGDVSPCILTQIANPEALLGNLRNDSMDAIIGRASAFRERLEIDGRQSFSLCASCFKVSGKPRPPRAPIDLRDQLTPDKIAN; this is encoded by the coding sequence ATGCTGCTCGGCAATCGAGTGGCTGAAAGCCTATGTAGAATTCGGCAGCCTTACCATGTCTATCTGTCGATAGACGGCGGCAACGAGCAGGCGCACGACAGCAATCGTGGAAAGGACAGTTTCCGGCGAGCCGTAAGGGGGGGGCACTGCCTTCTCCGTCATCGTGGCGAAAGCGCGTGGCCGCACGTCAGCCTTTATCAGCTCGATCTCGGGGTCGACGAAGCTACATACGATGCGGAATTTCTGAACCTAGCGGCGCAATGCGACGTTTGGCAGCGAGTCACCCCGATCGTGGCAAATGGGTCCGATCCCACCTACAACGACAGCCTCGATCCGACGCTCCATTGGCAGGCGGACGCGCGCGGCCCGCAGCCCAATGGAGCCTGTTTTTGGGCCGGCTACAGCTTATCCGTGTCGCCGACGGGGGACGTGTCGCCATGCATCCTCACGCAAATTGCCAATCCGGAGGCGCTCCTTGGCAATCTCCGCAATGATTCCATGGATGCTATCATCGGCAGAGCGTCCGCGTTTAGAGAGCGGCTCGAAATCGACGGGCGCCAATCATTTTCGCTGTGCGCATCCTGTTTCAAAGTGTCGGGAAAGCCGCGCCCCCCGCGCGCCCCGATCGACTTGCGCGATCAACTGACCCCCGACAAAATCGCAAATTAG